In Candidatus Syntrophoarchaeum caldarius, a single window of DNA contains:
- a CDS encoding divalent cation transporter codes for MVARRIWLKRELFSRASTFTLEFSDLIRFGSLGLLICIIGDLIAGIELGSLGNFLELIPGLIILVPPAMGMRGNVYGALASRLGTSMQTGTFTPSLQRDSLLSRNVIASCLLTIFVSVILGIVAKLVSLTFGLANIPLSGFILISFLAGIISASILIPIVIIISKVGYFGGWDIDNFSAPVITATGDIITIPSLYIAAIVMIRISAISDMILNWLAVLVVLIAFLLFIFGIKEKGITGQIFRESIPILVFTSFVGAFGGFIIDTRLESLIDIAAILVLIPPFLGVNNALGGILSARLSSMLHLGVIYPSKFPERAARRNFTAMYLFAIVVFPLVGVSSHLLSEMLGFASPGAVQMIMMSFIAGLASTTMVNIIAYLVASGTFKLGADPDIHSIPVTSSMMDLFGIFSLMLTLALF; via the coding sequence ATGGTAGCACGAAGAATCTGGTTAAAAAGAGAACTATTCAGCCGTGCTTCTACGTTTACACTGGAATTTTCAGATCTCATCAGATTTGGATCTCTTGGACTTCTTATATGTATCATCGGAGATCTTATAGCCGGTATTGAGCTTGGATCACTCGGTAATTTTTTGGAACTTATCCCTGGGCTTATCATACTGGTTCCGCCTGCGATGGGTATGCGAGGCAACGTCTATGGTGCACTTGCATCCCGCCTCGGCACATCGATGCAGACAGGGACATTCACCCCATCACTCCAGCGAGATTCACTTCTATCGAGAAATGTCATTGCATCGTGTCTTCTGACGATTTTTGTCTCTGTTATACTTGGTATCGTTGCAAAGCTGGTATCCCTGACATTTGGTCTTGCGAACATTCCACTAAGTGGTTTCATACTCATCTCGTTTTTAGCTGGTATAATATCAGCGAGCATCCTCATTCCTATTGTTATAATAATCTCGAAGGTAGGCTATTTTGGAGGATGGGACATAGATAATTTCTCGGCACCTGTTATAACAGCTACTGGGGACATTATAACAATTCCGTCTCTCTACATCGCTGCAATAGTTATGATAAGAATCTCAGCAATCTCTGATATGATTCTCAACTGGCTTGCAGTGCTGGTAGTTTTAATCGCATTCCTTTTATTTATATTCGGAATTAAGGAGAAAGGTATTACAGGGCAGATATTCAGGGAAAGCATCCCCATATTGGTATTCACATCATTTGTGGGCGCGTTTGGAGGGTTTATAATTGATACGAGGCTTGAATCACTCATTGATATTGCAGCAATCCTCGTTCTGATTCCACCGTTTCTGGGGGTTAATAATGCACTCGGTGGCATTCTATCCGCAAGACTATCCTCGATGTTACACTTAGGTGTCATCTATCCATCCAAATTTCCAGAAAGAGCGGCAAGAAGAAATTTCACCGCGATGTATCTCTTTGCAATCGTGGTCTTTCCCCTTGTTGGGGTATCATCTCATCTATTGAGTGAAATGCTGGGGTTTGCATCACCAGGTGCGGTTCAGATGATCATGATGAGTTTTATTGCGGGGCTTGCATCAACGACGATGGTAAATATAATCGCCTATCTCGTCGCCAGCGGAACGTTTAAACTTGGTGCTGATCCAGATATCCACTCAATCCCGGTAACATCAAGCATGATGGATCTCTTTGGGATCTTCTCACTTATGCTCACGCTCGCACTCTTCTGA
- a CDS encoding BioY protein has translation MEICGVKVSDEYFNINKVALAFLFAGLTGLAAQIRIPLPFTPVPITAQVIFVLLCGVMIGKYGGLSQLIYVGAGAAGVPWFSNMSGGVSVLSGVTGGYLLGFILAAFLIGSVVESYPAILRRFTLLFFLMLTGVGVIYTSGVIHLSLVLGVGIREAIVLGALPFIAGDIFKASVAALIAGGYRIRRVRA, from the coding sequence ATGGAGATATGCGGCGTAAAAGTAAGTGATGAATATTTCAACATAAATAAAGTTGCACTGGCGTTCTTATTTGCAGGACTTACAGGGCTTGCAGCACAGATTAGAATACCTTTACCTTTCACACCTGTTCCAATAACCGCACAGGTGATATTTGTCCTTTTATGTGGAGTTATGATCGGAAAGTACGGCGGATTGAGCCAGTTGATCTATGTGGGGGCTGGAGCGGCTGGCGTGCCGTGGTTTAGCAACATGAGCGGTGGCGTCTCTGTACTGAGTGGTGTTACAGGAGGCTACCTTCTTGGTTTTATCCTTGCAGCATTCTTGATTGGAAGCGTGGTTGAATCATATCCAGCGATCTTGAGGCGTTTTACGCTTCTTTTTTTCCTGATGCTCACAGGTGTTGGTGTGATCTATACATCTGGCGTCATACACCTCTCACTCGTTCTCGGCGTTGGGATCAGAGAGGCGATTGTTCTCGGGGCTCTCCCATTTATCGCAGGTGATATTTTCAAGGCATCGGTTGCCGCGCTTATTGCAGGAGGATACAGAATCAGAAGAGTGCGAGCGTGA
- a CDS encoding RNA-binding protein, snRNP like protein, with amino-acid sequence MKVAMSNPDIAAVVLELKALIGARIDKSYQHARDTIRIKLRTQGEGYRDLIIATEGRIYLTDYPPESPMLPPSFPMFLRKYTKGARITRVSQHNFDRIVELELERRDGRFILLAELFDPGNLMLLDSDYRILLPLRQMRFRDRTIKRGELYTYPTAGTNPLTMNKEELFELFKRSKRDLVRTIAVELKIGSLYAEEVFLRCEVDKSMDASSISWETSSLIFDTIHEIFDPIKRGDLKPQIIKKNGELLDVVPVELRTYSSDTFEKEEFESFNAALDAYYSTRGLTEGFESEKRVVSKKLSRIERILKQQEDAITKFEQEESLCKRKGEAIYANYQIIDEILSAIRSAIDKGYSWQEIERIIESNRGAKIESVTAIKSLDGSKKTVTLDLDGLELELDIRLTPEQNAAAYYDRSKVFRSKRRGATEALEMTRLRFEKAQQAEEDAGAESMIDTRIPQRRVRQKEHWYNRFRWFRTSGGLLVVGGRDAGTNEDLVRKYLEKGDRFFHTAYPGAPVVILKLNENEPSEQDLFEAAQFAVSFSNLWKDGFAAGDCYWVEHDQVSKTPEHGEYLPTGSFVIRGERNYYKNTPLSCSIGIEIADETLLLAGPTSSIKTWCKYIVTITPGKRGHNEIARDIASRFMDMADLEDKRVVKEIASASKIAHILPPGGSQILEEPGRQSRQKV; translated from the coding sequence ATGAAAGTGGCGATGTCGAATCCTGATATAGCGGCAGTAGTTCTTGAACTCAAAGCGCTCATAGGTGCAAGAATCGATAAGAGCTACCAGCATGCACGTGATACGATAAGAATTAAACTAAGGACTCAGGGAGAAGGTTACAGGGATTTGATAATCGCAACTGAAGGCAGAATTTATCTAACCGATTACCCACCCGAAAGCCCGATGTTACCCCCGAGTTTTCCAATGTTTCTGCGCAAATATACAAAAGGTGCGCGAATCACCAGAGTAAGCCAGCACAACTTCGATCGGATTGTGGAACTTGAGCTTGAAAGGCGTGACGGTCGATTTATACTCCTTGCAGAACTCTTCGATCCAGGCAATCTGATGCTTCTCGATAGTGATTACAGAATCTTGCTCCCGTTAAGGCAGATGCGGTTCAGGGATCGTACCATAAAGCGTGGGGAATTATACACATACCCCACGGCTGGTACAAATCCACTTACAATGAATAAAGAGGAGCTTTTTGAGCTTTTCAAACGATCAAAGCGCGATCTTGTGAGGACAATCGCTGTGGAACTCAAGATCGGGAGCCTTTATGCCGAAGAGGTCTTTCTGAGGTGTGAGGTGGACAAGAGCATGGATGCATCGAGCATATCATGGGAAACATCCTCTCTGATCTTTGATACAATCCACGAGATCTTTGATCCGATAAAACGTGGTGATCTCAAGCCTCAGATTATAAAAAAGAATGGAGAACTCCTGGATGTTGTACCTGTCGAGCTCAGGACATACAGCAGTGATACGTTCGAAAAAGAGGAGTTCGAGAGCTTCAATGCAGCGCTTGATGCCTATTACAGCACACGAGGACTTACAGAAGGATTTGAATCTGAAAAAAGAGTTGTAAGCAAAAAGTTAAGCCGAATTGAGCGTATATTGAAGCAGCAGGAGGATGCAATCACCAAATTTGAGCAAGAGGAATCACTCTGTAAGCGAAAAGGGGAGGCGATCTATGCAAATTATCAGATCATCGATGAGATACTTTCAGCGATCAGGTCGGCAATTGATAAGGGATATTCGTGGCAGGAGATCGAAAGGATCATTGAATCCAACAGAGGAGCTAAAATCGAGTCTGTTACAGCTATAAAATCACTTGATGGATCAAAAAAGACGGTTACGCTCGATCTCGATGGTCTTGAACTTGAACTCGATATCAGGCTGACACCTGAGCAGAACGCGGCAGCGTATTACGACCGTTCGAAGGTATTTCGTTCAAAACGCAGGGGTGCCACGGAGGCACTTGAAATGACACGTCTTCGTTTTGAGAAGGCGCAGCAAGCAGAGGAAGACGCGGGTGCAGAATCTATGATAGATACCAGAATTCCACAACGACGGGTTCGACAGAAAGAACACTGGTACAACCGTTTCAGATGGTTCAGAACATCGGGAGGACTCCTCGTGGTGGGCGGCAGGGATGCGGGGACAAACGAGGATCTGGTTAGAAAGTACCTTGAGAAGGGTGATCGATTCTTCCACACAGCATACCCTGGTGCACCTGTTGTTATTCTGAAGCTTAATGAAAACGAGCCATCAGAGCAGGATCTGTTTGAAGCAGCTCAGTTTGCGGTTTCATTTTCAAATCTATGGAAGGATGGGTTTGCAGCAGGGGATTGTTACTGGGTAGAACATGATCAGGTCTCAAAAACTCCTGAACATGGCGAATACCTTCCAACAGGTTCATTTGTCATCAGAGGAGAGCGGAATTACTATAAGAACACGCCACTTTCGTGCAGCATCGGGATCGAAATTGCAGATGAGACACTTCTTCTTGCAGGACCTACATCCTCGATAAAGACCTGGTGTAAGTACATTGTCACGATAACACCCGGCAAACGCGGACATAACGAGATCGCCCGAGATATTGCTTCCAGATTTATGGATATGGCAGATTTAGAGGATAAAAGAGTTGTGAAAGAGATTGCATCTGCTTCAAAGATCGCCCATATTCTTCCACCCGGAGGATCGCAAATACTTGAAGAACCTGGGCGGCAATCGAGACAAAAAGTTTAA
- a CDS encoding tRNA pseudouridine synthase A codes for MVRLALKVGYIGSAYHGFQIQPDLPTVEGKLCEGLESSGVISDRRASRFISAGRTDRGVHAFGQVVAFDTDNYRLAVPRIINTFLPEDIWVWARSEVDSSFDPRRDALSREYRYILYAGSLEIERMKEASKILIGRHDFASFSKRGDELTTIRDVHKIDLKMQNDLIIFDISADAFLWQMVRRIVAALALVGSGEKDSDWLEGLLNSKTSTIAPAPAYGLILRGVSYRDLKFEVDRYVCDRMVSALSERFEHYAVLKGVMDGMRNNKLI; via the coding sequence ATGGTGCGTCTTGCCCTGAAGGTGGGATACATTGGCTCAGCATATCACGGCTTCCAGATCCAGCCAGACCTTCCAACAGTTGAGGGCAAACTCTGCGAGGGACTGGAGTCATCCGGTGTAATTTCCGATCGTAGAGCTTCACGATTTATATCCGCAGGCAGGACAGACAGGGGAGTTCATGCATTCGGCCAGGTTGTAGCTTTTGATACAGATAATTATCGGCTCGCGGTCCCAAGAATCATCAATACATTCCTTCCTGAAGATATATGGGTCTGGGCGAGGTCTGAAGTCGATTCGTCCTTTGACCCGAGAAGGGATGCACTCAGCAGGGAGTATCGATATATTCTCTATGCCGGTTCACTCGAGATCGAACGTATGAAAGAAGCATCAAAAATTTTGATTGGCAGGCATGATTTTGCATCGTTTTCAAAGCGGGGAGATGAGCTCACAACGATAAGGGATGTGCATAAGATTGATTTAAAGATGCAGAACGATCTCATAATCTTTGATATATCAGCAGATGCATTTCTCTGGCAGATGGTGAGAAGGATTGTGGCTGCACTTGCGCTTGTTGGAAGTGGAGAGAAGGATTCTGACTGGCTTGAAGGGCTTTTAAACTCCAAAACCAGCACAATCGCACCTGCACCAGCCTATGGACTTATCCTCAGAGGTGTCTCTTACAGGGACCTGAAGTTCGAGGTTGATCGATACGTATGCGATCGTATGGTGAGTGCACTTTCTGAGCGTTTTGAACATTACGCTGTTTTGAAAGGAGTCATGGATGGGATGAGGAACAATAAATTGATATAA
- a CDS encoding diphthamide biosynthesis enzyme Dph2 has translation MQQKTEFRIDIEGIINIIRRRGVRSVGLQLPAGLMRQGRLISKEIQNQCNIPVIIAGKGCYGSCDIDTELLGMVDLLFHFGHSGSDRENLIFVEVRSTLDVSPAIESAIEYLEGDKIAVVTTIQHIDQLDRAKTILERAKKEIMIRMGSGDGINYPGQVLGCNASAVDPRCDEVLFIGTGLFHPGGIALICKKKVVAADPYTERVEVIDPESLIRRRWAILAGAIDADVFGVILSAKSGQYNKELADKILKAAADHKIEAHLILLDEVTEDALINLGMDVYINTACPRLVDDMEQVTLLNPDEFKKLLDLRER, from the coding sequence ATGCAACAAAAGACTGAGTTCAGGATAGATATCGAAGGGATTATAAATATTATCAGGAGACGGGGGGTTAGATCCGTAGGACTGCAGCTTCCAGCTGGACTTATGAGACAGGGACGACTGATATCAAAGGAAATACAAAATCAGTGTAATATTCCTGTTATAATCGCTGGAAAAGGATGTTATGGTTCATGTGACATCGATACAGAACTTCTGGGGATGGTTGATCTCCTCTTTCACTTCGGGCATTCTGGCAGCGACCGCGAGAATCTCATCTTTGTCGAGGTGCGATCCACTCTCGATGTCTCACCTGCTATTGAATCTGCGATTGAATATCTTGAAGGCGACAAAATAGCTGTTGTCACAACGATCCAGCATATAGATCAACTTGATAGAGCTAAGACGATCCTTGAACGCGCTAAAAAAGAAATTATGATAAGGATGGGTTCTGGAGATGGAATAAACTATCCAGGACAGGTTCTTGGATGTAACGCATCAGCCGTTGATCCTCGCTGCGATGAGGTGCTTTTTATCGGGACGGGATTGTTTCATCCGGGGGGGATCGCTCTCATCTGTAAAAAAAAGGTCGTTGCAGCAGATCCATATACAGAGAGGGTCGAGGTGATAGATCCTGAAAGTCTGATCAGGAGGCGGTGGGCGATACTTGCGGGGGCGATCGATGCAGATGTTTTTGGAGTTATTCTCTCGGCCAAGAGCGGACAATACAACAAAGAGCTTGCGGATAAGATCCTGAAAGCTGCAGCAGATCATAAGATCGAGGCACATCTCATTCTACTCGATGAGGTCACAGAGGATGCACTCATAAATCTGGGAATGGATGTGTATATCAATACTGCATGTCCAAGACTCGTGGATGATATGGAGCAGGTTACACTCCTCAATCCAGATGAATTTAAGAAGCTACTTGATCTGAGGGAGAGGTGA
- a CDS encoding pyridoxal-dependent decarboxylase, producing MRRGAGKMMEEGMAFEDVLAELERFKEQDLKYTRILSSMCTDPHPIAKIAHRLFLEANLGDPGLFPGAKAIEERTISMIADLLGGDDTVRGYLTTGGTESNIQAIRAFRNAAQIRDGNIIVPQSAHFSFDKIGDLLAVEVRKAPFDASFRVDPDAVEELIDDRTIGIVAIAGTTEYGQIDPIEALAEIARRNNLFLHVDAAFGGFVIPFLDSHPPFDLSVEGVSSITIDPHKMGMSTIPSGGLLFKDGTLLDFLSTPTPYLTSKNQFSLTGTRSGATAASTYAVLRHLGRRGFKQIVDRCMQMTAKLRSGTESAGITSPVEPMMNVLTLEVANLEQVIERLAQSGWRVSVTRDGFMRLVIMPHLTEPIIDEFLSDLEDATKD from the coding sequence ATGCGAAGAGGTGCTGGTAAGATGATGGAAGAGGGAATGGCGTTCGAAGACGTTCTTGCCGAACTTGAAAGATTCAAAGAGCAGGATCTTAAATATACCCGTATACTCAGTTCGATGTGTACAGATCCCCACCCGATCGCTAAGATTGCACACAGATTATTTCTGGAGGCGAACCTCGGAGATCCAGGGCTTTTCCCAGGTGCAAAAGCGATCGAGGAGCGAACGATATCGATGATCGCAGATCTGCTCGGTGGTGACGATACTGTAAGAGGTTATCTAACAACCGGGGGCACAGAGTCGAATATACAGGCGATAAGAGCATTCAGGAACGCTGCTCAAATACGTGATGGGAATATCATTGTTCCACAGTCAGCTCACTTCTCATTCGACAAGATCGGAGATCTTCTTGCGGTGGAGGTTAGAAAAGCGCCATTTGATGCGAGTTTCAGGGTTGATCCAGATGCAGTTGAGGAACTTATAGATGATCGGACAATTGGAATTGTTGCAATTGCAGGAACAACCGAATATGGCCAGATTGATCCGATTGAAGCACTTGCAGAGATTGCACGTCGTAATAACCTCTTTCTTCATGTGGATGCGGCTTTTGGCGGTTTTGTAATCCCATTTCTTGATTCGCATCCACCATTCGATCTATCAGTGGAAGGGGTCTCATCGATCACGATCGACCCACACAAGATGGGAATGAGCACCATACCCTCAGGCGGTCTCCTCTTTAAAGATGGAACGCTTCTGGATTTTCTCTCAACACCAACGCCATATCTCACATCGAAGAATCAGTTCTCGCTCACAGGTACACGAAGCGGTGCGACAGCCGCATCCACGTATGCAGTCCTCCGGCATCTTGGGCGACGGGGTTTCAAGCAGATCGTTGATCGCTGTATGCAGATGACGGCAAAGCTCAGGAGCGGTACAGAATCCGCTGGTATCACATCGCCTGTTGAACCGATGATGAATGTACTGACCCTTGAGGTTGCAAACCTTGAACAGGTTATAGAACGGCTCGCGCAATCTGGATGGAGGGTCTCTGTTACAAGAGATGGATTCATGCGCCTCGTCATAATGCCGCACCTCACAGAACCAATCATCGATGAATTCCTGAGTGATCTTGAAGATGCAACAAAAGACTGA